From one Thamnophis elegans isolate rThaEle1 chromosome 7, rThaEle1.pri, whole genome shotgun sequence genomic stretch:
- the LOC116511313 gene encoding extracellular serine/threonine protein kinase FAM20C-like yields MVRYLPFLFQRKLKATLCLFLLMVVLIHIVMEFVPSADKTSCRCLSKATGNLDHLSPRSISATQNKMNLRNLQDFSSSNSSLEKGFHSTEGVSHVDGLSNVGLQDANIKQQRETREKPSQKIKSKLSALFHHPLYKIPIPKIARKDKLFGNKPTMNLFIKNEGIIINSAEVLQNHSAHPAWFSFYAGINRYELYARHDPSRHDLMKDLAKQKIISSVQKPGGTQLKLIMTFPNHGEALFKPMKQTRDQETSADFFYFSDFERHNAEISAFHLDRILDFRRIPPVSGRLVNISEDIRDITTDKKLFKTFFISPAGNICFFGECSYYCSTEHALCGKPDQLEGSMAALLPDKIIAGRQSWRNPWRRSYSKIKKAEWELNENYCAKIRKTPPYNNTARLLNLIDMTMLDFLMGNMDRHHYETFEKFGNHTFYLHLDNGRGFGRHSHDEMSILTPLRQCCIIKKSTFLRLQLLATEPFRLSDVMRESLASDPLSPVLSEPHLEALDRRLKKILAMVENCKKADGPKEVIVDDLKGKQHF; encoded by the exons ATGGTACGCTACCTGCCTTTTTTGTTCCAGAGGAAACTCAAAGCCACCCTTTGTCTTTTTCTCCTTATGGTTGTCCTGATACACATTGTGATGGAATTTGTGCCCTCTGCTGATAAGACGTCCTGCAGGTGTCTATCTAAAGCCACAGGTAACTTGGACCATTTATCACCCCGTTCCATATCAGCAACTCAGAATAAGATGAATCTGAGGAATCTTCAGGATTTTAGTAGCAGTAACAGCTCCCTGGAAAAAGGATTTCATTCAACAGAAGGTGTGTCTCATGTGGATGGCCTCAGCAATGTGGGTCTCCAAGATGCCAACATCAAGCAACAACGGGAAACCAGAGAAAAACCCAGCCAGAAAATCAAATCCAAATTGTCTGCTCTTTTTCACCATCCTCTGTATAAGATCCCAATCCCAAAAATTGCAAGGAAAGACAAACTATTTGGGAACAAGCCAACGATGAATCTCTTCATAAAAAATGAAGG AATCATAATCAACAGTGCAGAAGTTCTTCAGAACCACAGTGCTCATCCTGCTTGGTTCAGTTTTTACGCTGGAATCAATCGCTATGAATTGTATGCCCGCCATGATCCCTCTCGCCATGACTTGATGAAGGATTTGGCCAAACAGAAAATTATTAGCTCAG TTCAGAAGCCTGGAGGAACTCAACTGAAGCTTATCATGACTTTTCCCAATCATGGCGAAGCTCTCTTCAAACCTATGAA GCAAACCCGAGACCAGGAGACTTCAGCAGACTTCTTTTACTTTTCAGACTTTGAGCGGCACAATGCAGAAATATCAGCTTTTCATTTGGACAG GATCTTGGACTTTAGAAGAATTCCCCCAGTTTCTGGACGCTTGGTGAACATAAGCGAGGACATTCGTGACATTACCACAGATAAGAAACTGTTTAAAACGTTTTTCATCTCCCCAG CTGGCAACATCTGTTTCTTTGGTGAGTGCTCCTACTATTGCTCCACTGAACATGCTTTGTGTGGCAAACCTGACCAGCTTGAGGGATCCATGGCAGCCTTGTTGCCTGACAAAATAATAGCTGGACGCCAGTCTTGGCGGAATCCCTGGAGGCGTTCCTATTCCAAGATCAAGAAAGCTGA GTGGGAGCTGAATGAAAATTACTGTGCTAAGATTCGAAAGACACCGCCCTATAACAACACAGCCCGGCTTCTGAATCTCATTGACATGACCATGCTTGATTTTCTCATGG GAAATATGGATAGGCACCATTATGAGACATTTGAAAAGTTTGGTAACCACACTTTTTATCTTCACCTGGACAATGGAAGAGG GTTTGGGAGACATTCTCATGATGAAATGTCTATTCTGACTCCTCTTCGTCAATGCTGCAT TATTAAAAAGTCAACCTTCCTGCGGCTGCAACTGCTTGCTACTGAGCCTTTTCGCTTGAGTGATGTCATGCGTGAATCATTAGCTTCAGATCCCCTGTCTCCAGTCTTATCAGAGCCTCATCTGGAAGCACTGGATCGACGACTGAAAAAGATATTGGCTATGGTGGAAAACTGCAAAAAGGCAGATGGACCCAAAGAAGTAATAGTCGATGATTTAAAAGGAAAGCAGCATTTTTAG